The Pyrococcus kukulkanii genome contains a region encoding:
- the coaD gene encoding phosphopantetheine adenylyltransferase, with the protein MMKKFKKVVVGGTFDRLHLGHKALLRKAFEVGETVYVGLTSDEMVREKPYAEKILPYERRLRDLLMFFEVNGFKNYRIIKIHNAIGFTTKIKSLEAIVVSEETYKGALLVNRAREELGLKPLEIVVIPLVKSKLGGKISSSLIRAGLIDPFGNPIKR; encoded by the coding sequence ATGATGAAAAAGTTCAAGAAAGTCGTCGTTGGTGGAACGTTCGACAGGCTACACCTTGGTCACAAGGCATTACTTAGGAAGGCCTTTGAAGTAGGCGAGACAGTGTACGTTGGACTAACCTCGGATGAAATGGTTAGGGAAAAACCCTACGCCGAGAAAATCCTCCCCTATGAGAGAAGGCTCAGGGATCTTTTAATGTTTTTTGAAGTTAACGGCTTTAAAAATTATAGGATAATCAAGATACACAACGCGATAGGCTTCACAACCAAGATAAAGAGTCTCGAGGCCATTGTTGTGAGTGAAGAAACTTATAAGGGGGCCCTCCTCGTAAACAGGGCAAGAGAGGAGTTGGGCCTTAAGCCCTTAGAGATAGTAGTAATACCCTTAGTTAAGAGCAAGCTTGGTGGGAAGATAAGCTCCTCACTAATAAGAGCAGGGCTTATTGATCCATTTGGCAACCCAATAAAGAGGTAA